The genomic stretch TCCACTCATATCCACCCGGCATACCAAAAGCAAAAATAGGATTAATCATATTATTTCTTTACGATACCAAATTCACAACGACGGTTAAGAGCCCAAGCTTTTTCGTTATTCACTTTATCCAGAGGACGTTCAAATCCATAACTCAATGTTCCCACCCTCTTCCCGCTGATACCCAGACCGATCAAATAATCACGGCAAGCAATCGCACGGCGTTCACCCAAGGCACGGTTATAATCGGCTGTTCCGCGCTCATCCGTGTGCCCGAGGATATAAATATTCATATCAGCGTTTTGTTTCAGATAGGTTGCGACAGTCTCAAGCTTCGAACGCTGATCTGGAGCGATCGTGGAGCTATCGAATCCAAACTGCACGTTATACAGTTTAAGGGTTTGTTTATCGAGATTTTTGTCAGGATCAAAACTATCACCCACTCCAAAAGTACGGTCGGCAGGCATTTCAGTCGCAGAATCCCAACCTCCTGCGTTAGCCCCCGCACTTCCCGCGCCTGCGCCTGCGCCGGGATCCTGCAGGTCTTCGGAAGCACAACCAGCCAAGAAGGCGACACCAGCACATAGAATGAGGATTTTGAAACGATAGATAAGTTCGATCATTGTTTTCATGGAGATATATTAATCAATATTGGAATCAATCAGTTTTTTAAGTTTTTTAATAGGTTATCGGGACCAGGTTGATTCCGTCGCATTTCCCGATCCTCCAACTACTTGTAAAGTTTCCCCGCTACCAACGTCAAGAACAATAAGATCAGAGCCACCCCCGCGGTGGCGGGTATAAATTAATTGACGGCCATTTGGTGACCAACAAGGATCTGTACTTTCATCCCCTTGTGTCACCGTTTTTGTCTGTTTTGTCGCGAGGTCATAGATGGCAATCTGGAATCTCCCACCTTGGCGCGTGGTAAAAGCGATTAATTTTCCGTCGGGTGACCAGTTTGGCCGAGTGCTGTAAGTGGAGCCTGTCGAAAGACGCTCGGAATTCCCCCCCCCTTTAGAAATGATGTAGAGCTGCACGCTGCCACGTTCATCCGACACATAACAAAGCCTTTGCCCATCTGGCGACCATGTAGGTGAAGACGATGTGCCCCGAGTCTTTGTGACGCGGGCAGGTTTATCCTTGCCCACTCCTGTGAGTGGAATCAAGGCGATCTCGGGTGTCCCGAAAATACTCGCTGAAAAGGCAATCTCGGAATTATCAGGAGAAATGGCTCCCCCGGTATTTGTCCCGGCATAGGCAGCCACGGTTTTCCGGTCTTTCTCCACAAGCCTCTGGAGGACTAGATCAGGGAATCCAGCTTTGTAGCTCGTATAAACCAAGTATTTACCGTCACGGGAAAGACTGGGACCCACATTGAGCTTTTGGTCACTAGTTGCTTGCCGGGCATTAGCCCCATCATAGTCGGACAAGAAAATTTCCTTTTTACCCCCGCGCTCTGTGACAAAAGCGATCTTGCTATTCCCAATGCCTTTGACACCAAATTCCGCCTTCACAATTTCATCCCCCAGACCGTGAGCACCGTCACGGGGAGAACCGGCAAATGACTGGTCGATAATCGTCTTTCCAGTAGTATCCACCACGACTCCTTGCACGCCCGAGGCACTTGAGGTACCTTTCACCGTATAACGTCCTAATCCCGCGGCCACGATCTTAAATCCTTGGATTCGTAAATCCTGCTCGAGGACTTTAGTCGCTTCCGCCCCGCCTGCACCTGTAATTGTTTCAACAGTAATCGGAGTCTGAGCTTTTGATGCGACTTGGACCGTAATGGCCTGTTCTTGGGCAAATACGGGTAGGGATATAAAAATCAGTGAAAGACAAAAAAATGATATGTTTCTGAGTATCATACATTCCAAGAAAAGCATTTCTCCCATTACATCAAGCGCAATCTGGTTTATTCTTCCCAAAACCCGACCACGCAGATCTGAAAAAATCGCCCACT from Verrucomicrobiota bacterium encodes the following:
- a CDS encoding OmpA family protein, whose translation is MKTMIELIYRFKILILCAGVAFLAGCASEDLQDPGAGAGAGSAGANAGGWDSATEMPADRTFGVGDSFDPDKNLDKQTLKLYNVQFGFDSSTIAPDQRSKLETVATYLKQNADMNIYILGHTDERGTADYNRALGERRAIACRDYLIGLGISGKRVGTLSYGFERPLDKVNNEKAWALNRRCEFGIVKK